Proteins from a genomic interval of Osmia bicornis bicornis chromosome 13, iOsmBic2.1, whole genome shotgun sequence:
- the LOC114871809 gene encoding uncharacterized protein LOC114871809: MVDNVTMNTSLVLNSVIWTIFTLYPLGLLTTLVTKLENEIGRTGGIVHALLNYSIDREARTELLHRQIKFTAIGYFVLDNTLFQSVS; the protein is encoded by the exons ATGGTCGATAATGTAACGATGAATACGTCGCTTGTACTGAATAGCGTGATTTGGACAATCTTTACTCTGTATCCGCTCGGATTGTTGACCACCCTAGTGACGAAACTGGAGAACGAG ATCGGACGAACCGGTGGTATCGTGCATGCATTGCTGAATTATTCGATCGATAGAGAAGCGAGAACCGAG TTGCTGCATCGGCAGATCAAGTTCACGGCCATTGGATACTTTGTTCTAGACAACACCCTTTTTCAATCGGTGAGCTAA
- the LOC123987628 gene encoding putative gustatory receptor 28a — MATIVPMSLVSWVFIQYYSVLIVLHVMYANLNKIILNIYVHRTDAANCLHRSSRVFINSTGIQSLLNLRCIHAHLCDISAQVSQFYSLPILLGTFLLLISLSYSVYYIFQPLMVDNVIMETSIVLNNVIWTIFLLYPLGLLTTRVTKLENEIERTKGIVDGLLNYAIDREARTELLHRQIKFTAMGYFVLDNTLFQSVLSTTTTYLVILIQFQMGGPESIDCNCNHTCNCNKQKHFSEGKI; from the exons ATGGCGACTATTGTTCCAATGAGTCTTGTGAGCTGGGTCTTCATTCAATATTACTCCGTGCTGATCGTGTTGCACGTAATGTATGCGAACTTAAACAAAATTATCCTAAATATTTACGTGCATAGAACCGATGCCGCGAATTGTTTGCATCGTAGCAGTCGTGTCTTTATTAACAGTACCGGGATTCAGTCTCTTTTGAACCTCCGATGCATTCACGCTCACCTCTGCGATATTTCTGCTCAAGTTTCGCAGTTTTACTCATTGCCCATTCTTCTGGGGACATTCCTCTTGTTGATCTCTTTGTCATACAGTGTGTACTACATTTTCCAACCGTTAATGGTCGATAATGTAATCATGGAAACGTCGATTGTACTAAATAACGTGATTTGGACAATCTTCCTTCTCTATCCGCTCGGATTGTTGACGACCAGAGTCACAAAACTGGAGAACGAG ATCGAACGAACCAAAGGTATCGTGGACGGGTTGCTGAATTATGCGATCGATAGAGAAGCGAGAACTGAG TTGCTGCATCGGCAGATCAAGTTCACGGCCATGGGATATTTCGTTCTAGACAACACGCTTTTTCAATCG gTGCTCAGTACGACGACGACGTATCTGGTGATtctaattcaatttcaaatggGTGGACCGGAATCGATCGACTGTAATTGCAATCATACGTGCAATTGTAATAAACAAAAACATTTTAGCGAAGGAAAAATTTAA
- the LOC114871797 gene encoding putative gustatory receptor 28b isoform X2, with product MCRAIVCVLFFFKFIGLATFSVITINRKKKHQKRTLYFVSTKLGTCYNVSIACLIIASNYFTIPVIYYEEYLNKTIVTTAIEIAEGILGSVITFIIVLWYCVNQSIFVKFGNSMVEILEELYRLREPVNRKRIVFILLSIYLFELLIFLALVISDYVAFYSQPISWIGTIVPMGLVSWVFIQYYSVLIVLHSMYANLNKIIQNIYVYRTGDANCLHRCRRVFINSTGIQSLLNLRCIHALLCDISAQVSQFYSLPILLGTFLLFISLLYNVYYFFEPFMVDNVIMKTSIVLNTVVWVIFLLYPLGLLTTRVTKLENEIERTGGIVHALLNYAIDREARTELLHRQIKFTAIGYFVLDNTLFQSVLSTMTTYLVILIQFQMGGPEPIDCNCNHTCNCNEH from the exons ATGTGTCGTGCAATTGTATGCgtcttatttttcttcaaattcaTCGGTCTGGCGACATTCTCCGTGATCACTATCAATCGAAAGAAAAAGCATCAAAAGAGAACTTTATACTTCGTTTCGACCAAATTAGGAACATGTTACAATGTATCAATCGCCTGTTTGATCATCGCATCGAATTACTTCACAATACCGGTCATATATTACGAAGAATATCTGAACAAAACGATTGTAACTACAGCTATTGAAATTGCTGAAGGAATATTAGGCAGTGTAATTACATTCATAATTGTATTATGGTATTGCGTGAATCAATCGATCTTCGTAAAGTTTGGAAACAGTATGGTCGAAATCCTGGAGGAATTGTATCGGCTGCGAGAACCGGTGAATCGGAAACGaatcgtttttattttattatctatctatttattcgaattattaatatttcttgcTCTTGTAATTAGCGATTATGTAGCATTTTATAGCCAACCAATCTCGTGGATAGGGACTATTGTTCCAATGGGTCTTGTGAGCTGGGTCTTCATTCAATATTACTCCGTCCTAATCGTGTTGCACTCAATGTACGCGAACTTAAACAAAATTATCCAAAATATTTATGTGTATAGAACCGGAGACGCGAATTGTTTGCATCGGTGCCGTCGTGTGTTTATTAACAGTACCGGGATTCAGTCTCTTCTGAACCTCCGATGCATTCACGCTCTCCTCTGCGATATTTCCGCACAAGTTTCGCAGTTTTACTCATTGCCCATTCTTCTGGGGACATTCCTCTTGTTCATCTCTTTGTTATACAATGTGTATTACTTTTTCGAACCGTTCATGGTCGATAATGTAATCATGAAAACGTCGATTGTACTAAATACCGTGGTTTGGGTAATCTTTCTTCTGTATCCGCTCGGATTGTTGACCACCAGAGTGACGAAACTGGAGAACGAG ATCGAACGAACCGGGGGTATCGTGCACGCGTTGCTGAATTATGCGATCGACAGAGAAGCGAGAACCGAG TTGCTGCATCGGCAGATCAAGTTCACGGCCATTGGATACTTTGTTCTAGACAACACGCTTTTTCAATCG gTGCTCAGTACAATGACGACGTATTTGGTGATTCTAATTCAGTTTCAAATGGGTGGACCGGAACCGATCGACTGTAATTGCAATCACACGTGCAATTGTAATGAACATTAA
- the LOC114871797 gene encoding putative gustatory receptor 28b isoform X1 yields MCRAIVCVLFFFKFIGLATFSVITINRKKKHQKRTLYFVSTKLGTCYNVSIACLIIASNYFTIPVIYYEEYLNKTIVTTAIEIAEGILGSVITFIIVLWYCVNQSIFVKFGNSMVEILEELYRLREPVNRKRIVFILLSIYLFELLIFLALVISDYVAFYSQPISWIGTIVPMGLVSWVFIQYYSVLIVLHSMYANLNKIIQNIYVYRTGDANCLHRCRRVFINSTGIQSLLNLRCIHALLCDISAQVSQFYSLPILLGTFLLFISLLYNVYYFFEPFMVDNVIMKTSIVLNTVVWVIFLLYPLGLLTTRVTKLENEIERTGGIVHALLNYAIDREARTELKLFSLQLLHRQIKFTAIGYFVLDNTLFQSVLSTMTTYLVILIQFQMGGPEPIDCNCNHTCNCNEH; encoded by the exons ATGTGTCGTGCAATTGTATGCgtcttatttttcttcaaattcaTCGGTCTGGCGACATTCTCCGTGATCACTATCAATCGAAAGAAAAAGCATCAAAAGAGAACTTTATACTTCGTTTCGACCAAATTAGGAACATGTTACAATGTATCAATCGCCTGTTTGATCATCGCATCGAATTACTTCACAATACCGGTCATATATTACGAAGAATATCTGAACAAAACGATTGTAACTACAGCTATTGAAATTGCTGAAGGAATATTAGGCAGTGTAATTACATTCATAATTGTATTATGGTATTGCGTGAATCAATCGATCTTCGTAAAGTTTGGAAACAGTATGGTCGAAATCCTGGAGGAATTGTATCGGCTGCGAGAACCGGTGAATCGGAAACGaatcgtttttattttattatctatctatttattcgaattattaatatttcttgcTCTTGTAATTAGCGATTATGTAGCATTTTATAGCCAACCAATCTCGTGGATAGGGACTATTGTTCCAATGGGTCTTGTGAGCTGGGTCTTCATTCAATATTACTCCGTCCTAATCGTGTTGCACTCAATGTACGCGAACTTAAACAAAATTATCCAAAATATTTATGTGTATAGAACCGGAGACGCGAATTGTTTGCATCGGTGCCGTCGTGTGTTTATTAACAGTACCGGGATTCAGTCTCTTCTGAACCTCCGATGCATTCACGCTCTCCTCTGCGATATTTCCGCACAAGTTTCGCAGTTTTACTCATTGCCCATTCTTCTGGGGACATTCCTCTTGTTCATCTCTTTGTTATACAATGTGTATTACTTTTTCGAACCGTTCATGGTCGATAATGTAATCATGAAAACGTCGATTGTACTAAATACCGTGGTTTGGGTAATCTTTCTTCTGTATCCGCTCGGATTGTTGACCACCAGAGTGACGAAACTGGAGAACGAG ATCGAACGAACCGGGGGTATCGTGCACGCGTTGCTGAATTATGCGATCGACAGAGAAGCGAGAACCGAG CTCAAACTGTTTTCGCTTCAGTTGCTGCATCGGCAGATCAAGTTCACGGCCATTGGATACTTTGTTCTAGACAACACGCTTTTTCAATCG gTGCTCAGTACAATGACGACGTATTTGGTGATTCTAATTCAGTTTCAAATGGGTGGACCGGAACCGATCGACTGTAATTGCAATCACACGTGCAATTGTAATGAACATTAA
- the LOC114871763 gene encoding PC4 and SFRS1-interacting protein isoform X3 produces MVKLQKKFFAGDKVFAKVRGYPPWPAKVEKVIDPNSKNSKYSVYFYGTGETAVCKVEELYTYTENKAKFGKPLRRKYFHEGLIQLEQELKNDRNKAANLSDLKEAGIVDGTRAGDTGTNIPTVSAADSDLESGSLVIDEEEKKKSMKRKTLSSANNPDTPEVKKRRGKAKSLSASTSDTSKQDTGADSQGEDSPKEVVSRSGRKIKPKRFADFSSSEETDNTTEKNEHARGRPKVKIEDTSDQATPSAVHKKRAALESEGPILEGTVVSSTTSSDTAGRFLLALTFAGEYVGIKLDMDKPKSFESDKAREQWEWSTARNAMKLKAQLESGEILPEQVKDCLDFNIHVPDEEKRLLAKDGALHRKTNKLRWLRIESQLLQLDAQIKSNLGLDRANPDKCLQAMDDMLSLPIDPLMLKKHPHIVETVKRLRRYIGNLADWKLNEEEETIFKQKAEQIRQKAEHIYNKFKAMFTIPEGQSFWQSFSDQVVHFKELTKDMPEEKVYSLISDPACPENKITDAAISEGSPADDSGSQPDTDAAIEAKSEVPTRSETPKESEAK; encoded by the exons ATGGTAAAGCTTCAGAAGAAGTTTTTCGCGGGTGACAAAGTATTTGCGAAAGTTCGAGGTTATCCACCGTGGCCAGCCAAA GTTGAAAAAGTGATTGATCCGAATTCGAAGAATTCAAAATACAGTGTTTATTTCTATGGCACAGGAGAAAC TGCTGTATGTAAAGTGGAAGAACTGTATACGTACACAGAGAATAAAGCAAAATTTGGTAAACCCCTCAGAAGAAAGTATTTTCATGAAGGTTTGATACAATTAGAACAAGAGCTTAAAAATGATAGAAACAAAGCAGCAAATCTCAGTGATCTTAAAG aAGCTGGTATTGTGGATGGAACAAGAGCAGGTGATACTGGGACGAATATACCAACAGTTAGTGCTGCAGACAGTGATCTCGAATCTGGATCCCTAGTTATCgatgaagaagagaaaaagaaatctatGAAAAGGAAAACCCTTTCTTCTGCCAATAACCCT GATACACCTGAGGTAAAGAAACGGCGTGGAAAAGCAAAATCTTTATCCGCATCTACGAGCGACACTTCGAAACAGGACACTGGTGCTGACTCTCAAGGAGAGGATTCGCCAAAAGAAGTTGTTAGCCGTAGTGGACGGAAAATTAAACCTAAACGATTCGCTGATTTTTCAAGTTCAGAGGAAACAGATAACACTACAGAAAAGAATG AACATGCAAGGGGTCGCCCTAAAGTTAAGATCGAAGATACCAGTGACCAAGCAACACCTAGTGCGGTTCATAAAAAGAGAGCTGCTTTGGAAA gtGAAGGACCCATATTGGAAGGTACCGTAGTATCCAGTACCACGTCCTCAGACACGGCGGGACGATTCCTATTGGCATTAACATTCGCTGGTGAATATGTTGGAATTAAGTTGGATATGGATAAGCCAAAGTCTTTCGAGAGTGATAAAGCTCGAGAACAATGGGAATGGTCTACAGCTAGAAATGCTATGAAACTGAAAGCACAATTGGAAAGTGGTGAAATTTTACCAGAACAAGTAAAAGATTGTTTAGATTTCAATATACACGTTCCAGACGAGGAAAAGCGATTGTTAGCGAAAGATGGAGCTCTTCATCGCAAGACAAATAAATTAAG ATGGCTTCGTATAGAATCGCAACTTTTACAGTTGGATGCTCAAATTAAGTCCAATCTTGGATTGGATCGAGCAAATCCGGATAAGTGTTTGCAAGCAATGGATGACATGTTATCGCTACCAATAGATCCTTTGATGTTAAAAAAACATCCACATATCGTGGAAACCGTCAAAAGG TTGCGACGATATATTGGTAATTTAGCTGATTGGAAATTAaacgaggaggaggag actattttcaaacaaaaaGCAGAACAAATTAGACAAAAGGCTGAGCATATATACAACAAATTCAAG GCTATGTTTACCATACCCGAAGGTCAATCGTTTTGGCAATCATTTTCGGACCAAGTGGTTCATTTCAAAGAATTGACGAAGGATATGCCAGAAGAAAAAGTATATTCCCTAATATCGGATCCTGCATGTCCAG aaaacaAAATTACAGATGCAGCCATATCAGAGGGTTCGCCTGCGGATGATAGCGGTAGTCAACCGGATACCGATGCAGCTATCGAAGCTAAATCAGAAGTGCCTACAAGGAGCGAGACTCCAAAAGAGTCAGAGGCCAAGTAA
- the LOC114871763 gene encoding PC4 and SFRS1-interacting protein isoform X1, with translation MVKLQKKFFAGDKVFAKVRGYPPWPAKVEKVIDPNSKNSKYSVYFYGTGETAVCKVEELYTYTENKAKFGKPLRRKYFHEGLIQLEQELKNDRNKAANLSDLKEAGIVDGTRAGDTGTNIPTVSAADSDLESGSLVIDEEEKKKSMKRKTLSSANNPDTPEVKKRRGKAKSLSASTSDTSKQDTGADSQGEDSPKEVVSRSGRKIKPKRFADFSSSEETDNTTEKNEHARGRPKVKIEDTSDQATPSAVHKKRAALEKKNNLGEGPILEGTVVSSTTSSDTAGRFLLALTFAGEYVGIKLDMDKPKSFESDKAREQWEWSTARNAMKLKAQLESGEILPEQVKDCLDFNIHVPDEEKRLLAKDGALHRKTNKLRWLRIESQLLQLDAQIKSNLGLDRANPDKCLQAMDDMLSLPIDPLMLKKHPHIVETVKRLRRYIGNLADWKLNEEEETIFKQKAEQIRQKAEHIYNKFKAMFTIPEGQSFWQSFSDQVVHFKELTKDMPEEKVYSLISDPACPENKITDAAISEGSPADDSGSQPDTDAAIEAKSEVPTRSETPKESEAK, from the exons ATGGTAAAGCTTCAGAAGAAGTTTTTCGCGGGTGACAAAGTATTTGCGAAAGTTCGAGGTTATCCACCGTGGCCAGCCAAA GTTGAAAAAGTGATTGATCCGAATTCGAAGAATTCAAAATACAGTGTTTATTTCTATGGCACAGGAGAAAC TGCTGTATGTAAAGTGGAAGAACTGTATACGTACACAGAGAATAAAGCAAAATTTGGTAAACCCCTCAGAAGAAAGTATTTTCATGAAGGTTTGATACAATTAGAACAAGAGCTTAAAAATGATAGAAACAAAGCAGCAAATCTCAGTGATCTTAAAG aAGCTGGTATTGTGGATGGAACAAGAGCAGGTGATACTGGGACGAATATACCAACAGTTAGTGCTGCAGACAGTGATCTCGAATCTGGATCCCTAGTTATCgatgaagaagagaaaaagaaatctatGAAAAGGAAAACCCTTTCTTCTGCCAATAACCCT GATACACCTGAGGTAAAGAAACGGCGTGGAAAAGCAAAATCTTTATCCGCATCTACGAGCGACACTTCGAAACAGGACACTGGTGCTGACTCTCAAGGAGAGGATTCGCCAAAAGAAGTTGTTAGCCGTAGTGGACGGAAAATTAAACCTAAACGATTCGCTGATTTTTCAAGTTCAGAGGAAACAGATAACACTACAGAAAAGAATG AACATGCAAGGGGTCGCCCTAAAGTTAAGATCGAAGATACCAGTGACCAAGCAACACCTAGTGCGGTTCATAAAAAGAGAGCTGCTTTGGAAA aaaaaaataatttaggtGAAGGACCCATATTGGAAGGTACCGTAGTATCCAGTACCACGTCCTCAGACACGGCGGGACGATTCCTATTGGCATTAACATTCGCTGGTGAATATGTTGGAATTAAGTTGGATATGGATAAGCCAAAGTCTTTCGAGAGTGATAAAGCTCGAGAACAATGGGAATGGTCTACAGCTAGAAATGCTATGAAACTGAAAGCACAATTGGAAAGTGGTGAAATTTTACCAGAACAAGTAAAAGATTGTTTAGATTTCAATATACACGTTCCAGACGAGGAAAAGCGATTGTTAGCGAAAGATGGAGCTCTTCATCGCAAGACAAATAAATTAAG ATGGCTTCGTATAGAATCGCAACTTTTACAGTTGGATGCTCAAATTAAGTCCAATCTTGGATTGGATCGAGCAAATCCGGATAAGTGTTTGCAAGCAATGGATGACATGTTATCGCTACCAATAGATCCTTTGATGTTAAAAAAACATCCACATATCGTGGAAACCGTCAAAAGG TTGCGACGATATATTGGTAATTTAGCTGATTGGAAATTAaacgaggaggaggag actattttcaaacaaaaaGCAGAACAAATTAGACAAAAGGCTGAGCATATATACAACAAATTCAAG GCTATGTTTACCATACCCGAAGGTCAATCGTTTTGGCAATCATTTTCGGACCAAGTGGTTCATTTCAAAGAATTGACGAAGGATATGCCAGAAGAAAAAGTATATTCCCTAATATCGGATCCTGCATGTCCAG aaaacaAAATTACAGATGCAGCCATATCAGAGGGTTCGCCTGCGGATGATAGCGGTAGTCAACCGGATACCGATGCAGCTATCGAAGCTAAATCAGAAGTGCCTACAAGGAGCGAGACTCCAAAAGAGTCAGAGGCCAAGTAA
- the LOC114871763 gene encoding PC4 and SFRS1-interacting protein isoform X2 — MVKLQKKFFAGDKVFAKVRGYPPWPAKVEKVIDPNSKNSKYSVYFYGTGETAVCKVEELYTYTENKAKFGKPLRRKYFHEGLIQLEQELKNDRNKAANLSDLKEAGIVDGTRAGDTGTNIPTVSAADSDLESGSLVIDEEEKKKSMKRKTLSSANNPDTPEVKKRRGKAKSLSASTSDTSKQDTGADSQGEDSPKEVVSRSGRKIKPKRFADFSSSEETDNTTEKNEHARGRPKVKIEDTSDQATPSAVHKKRAALEKKNNLGEGPILEGTVVSSTTSSDTAGRFLLALTFAGEYVGIKLDMDKPKSFESDKAREQWEWSTARNAMKLKAQLESGEILPEQVKDCLDFNIHVPDEEKRLLAKDGALHRKTNKLRWLRIESQLLQLDAQIKSNLGLDRANPDKCLQAMDDMLSLPIDPLMLKKHPHIVETVKRLRRYIGNLADWKLNEEEETIFKQKAEQIRQKAEHIYNKFKAMFTIPEGQSFWQSFSDQVVHFKELTKDMPEEKVYSLISDPACPDAAISEGSPADDSGSQPDTDAAIEAKSEVPTRSETPKESEAK, encoded by the exons ATGGTAAAGCTTCAGAAGAAGTTTTTCGCGGGTGACAAAGTATTTGCGAAAGTTCGAGGTTATCCACCGTGGCCAGCCAAA GTTGAAAAAGTGATTGATCCGAATTCGAAGAATTCAAAATACAGTGTTTATTTCTATGGCACAGGAGAAAC TGCTGTATGTAAAGTGGAAGAACTGTATACGTACACAGAGAATAAAGCAAAATTTGGTAAACCCCTCAGAAGAAAGTATTTTCATGAAGGTTTGATACAATTAGAACAAGAGCTTAAAAATGATAGAAACAAAGCAGCAAATCTCAGTGATCTTAAAG aAGCTGGTATTGTGGATGGAACAAGAGCAGGTGATACTGGGACGAATATACCAACAGTTAGTGCTGCAGACAGTGATCTCGAATCTGGATCCCTAGTTATCgatgaagaagagaaaaagaaatctatGAAAAGGAAAACCCTTTCTTCTGCCAATAACCCT GATACACCTGAGGTAAAGAAACGGCGTGGAAAAGCAAAATCTTTATCCGCATCTACGAGCGACACTTCGAAACAGGACACTGGTGCTGACTCTCAAGGAGAGGATTCGCCAAAAGAAGTTGTTAGCCGTAGTGGACGGAAAATTAAACCTAAACGATTCGCTGATTTTTCAAGTTCAGAGGAAACAGATAACACTACAGAAAAGAATG AACATGCAAGGGGTCGCCCTAAAGTTAAGATCGAAGATACCAGTGACCAAGCAACACCTAGTGCGGTTCATAAAAAGAGAGCTGCTTTGGAAA aaaaaaataatttaggtGAAGGACCCATATTGGAAGGTACCGTAGTATCCAGTACCACGTCCTCAGACACGGCGGGACGATTCCTATTGGCATTAACATTCGCTGGTGAATATGTTGGAATTAAGTTGGATATGGATAAGCCAAAGTCTTTCGAGAGTGATAAAGCTCGAGAACAATGGGAATGGTCTACAGCTAGAAATGCTATGAAACTGAAAGCACAATTGGAAAGTGGTGAAATTTTACCAGAACAAGTAAAAGATTGTTTAGATTTCAATATACACGTTCCAGACGAGGAAAAGCGATTGTTAGCGAAAGATGGAGCTCTTCATCGCAAGACAAATAAATTAAG ATGGCTTCGTATAGAATCGCAACTTTTACAGTTGGATGCTCAAATTAAGTCCAATCTTGGATTGGATCGAGCAAATCCGGATAAGTGTTTGCAAGCAATGGATGACATGTTATCGCTACCAATAGATCCTTTGATGTTAAAAAAACATCCACATATCGTGGAAACCGTCAAAAGG TTGCGACGATATATTGGTAATTTAGCTGATTGGAAATTAaacgaggaggaggag actattttcaaacaaaaaGCAGAACAAATTAGACAAAAGGCTGAGCATATATACAACAAATTCAAG GCTATGTTTACCATACCCGAAGGTCAATCGTTTTGGCAATCATTTTCGGACCAAGTGGTTCATTTCAAAGAATTGACGAAGGATATGCCAGAAGAAAAAGTATATTCCCTAATATCGGATCCTGCATGTCCAG ATGCAGCCATATCAGAGGGTTCGCCTGCGGATGATAGCGGTAGTCAACCGGATACCGATGCAGCTATCGAAGCTAAATCAGAAGTGCCTACAAGGAGCGAGACTCCAAAAGAGTCAGAGGCCAAGTAA